One stretch of Leadbetterella byssophila DSM 17132 DNA includes these proteins:
- a CDS encoding PSP1 domain-containing protein — protein MACGQCSSGSCGSVKSVGCGGGCSSGGCNKMNSFDWLSDMSLGKPQFKVVEVKFKGGRKEYFLNKHDIELHTGDFVVCEMATGYHIGHVSLQGELVRLQLLKKGISDTSELRIIHRLATEKDLERHTQAINRDLPTMYRTREICKELNLNLKLSEVEFQSDNSKATFYYSADDRVDFRELIKMLAAEFKVRIEMRQISLRQEAGRLGGIGSCGRELCCSTWLSEFKAIPTAAARYQNLSLNPAKLSGQCGRLKCCLNYELETYIDAIKGIPTVDKPLKTEKGNATLQKTDIFRRIMWFSYPDDSNWFPIPCSQVAEIQKMNAEGKKPLALENLMELSEMTEVKSSALNTDLERLDKKYKKNKKKSKNPAAQKPVAVAPQKAAPAQKKPQASVAKPAVENTDAAAKNKKRKKFKKPGNEGPKAQ, from the coding sequence ATGGCATGTGGACAGTGTTCTTCTGGAAGCTGTGGTAGTGTGAAGAGCGTCGGATGCGGCGGTGGCTGTTCATCCGGTGGTTGTAATAAAATGAACTCCTTTGATTGGCTTTCTGACATGAGTCTGGGAAAGCCTCAATTCAAGGTAGTTGAAGTGAAATTCAAAGGAGGCAGAAAGGAGTATTTTCTTAATAAACACGACATTGAGCTACACACAGGTGATTTTGTAGTTTGTGAGATGGCTACTGGCTATCATATCGGACACGTTTCTCTCCAAGGGGAATTAGTTCGCCTTCAACTACTTAAGAAGGGAATTAGCGATACTTCCGAACTTCGTATTATCCACCGTTTGGCTACAGAGAAAGATCTAGAGAGGCATACGCAGGCCATCAATAGAGATCTTCCTACCATGTACAGAACCAGGGAGATCTGTAAAGAACTAAATCTGAATCTGAAGCTTTCTGAGGTTGAATTCCAAAGTGATAATTCTAAAGCTACCTTCTACTACTCGGCAGATGACAGAGTAGATTTTAGAGAGCTGATCAAAATGCTTGCCGCCGAATTTAAGGTGAGAATTGAAATGCGTCAGATTAGCTTGCGACAAGAGGCGGGTAGACTTGGTGGTATAGGTTCATGTGGAAGAGAACTTTGTTGCTCCACCTGGCTATCAGAATTTAAAGCTATTCCTACAGCTGCAGCTCGTTACCAAAACCTGTCGCTTAATCCGGCTAAACTTTCCGGCCAATGCGGTCGCTTAAAATGCTGCTTGAACTACGAACTAGAGACCTATATTGATGCTATCAAAGGTATCCCTACCGTGGACAAACCTTTAAAAACCGAAAAAGGTAACGCTACCCTTCAAAAGACAGATATCTTTAGAAGGATCATGTGGTTTAGTTACCCGGATGATAGCAACTGGTTCCCTATCCCATGCTCTCAAGTAGCAGAAATCCAAAAGATGAATGCTGAGGGTAAAAAACCTTTGGCCTTGGAAAATCTGATGGAGCTTTCAGAAATGACTGAAGTTAAAAGTTCTGCTTTAAATACGGACTTAGAACGTTTGGACAAGAAGTATAAGAAGAACAAGAAGAAAAGCAAGAATCCGGCCGCTCAAAAACCTGTAGCAGTTGCACCACAGAAGGCTGCACCGGCTCAGAAGAAACCTCAAGCTTCGGTAGCTAAGCCAGCAGTTGAAAACACAGATGCTGCTGCCAAGAACAAGAAACGTAAGAAATTCAAAAAACCGGGTAATGAAGGTCCTAAAGCTCAGTAA
- a CDS encoding T9SS type A sorting domain-containing protein, with protein MKKLIVLLLLAAPVLGQDRSFKSIHIERRGGPEKSFIRVETDINGKKEVEEFEIPSDSLRKSIRVLVDSTRALSLRLGDPEMWEKNARIIRKGAEKGWESGRLAFAEMDRHFPMGFSLDGLGGVQVYPNKPNNHILNVRFRAKQKDDVSIVVVNPQGKVIKKEEIKGHEGEYMGQIELPKNTKGTLFVLISQGDSAVSKTVKLD; from the coding sequence ATGAAAAAGTTAATAGTATTGTTATTGTTGGCAGCTCCGGTTCTTGGACAGGATCGTAGTTTTAAGAGCATTCACATCGAAAGACGTGGTGGCCCTGAGAAGAGTTTTATTCGTGTTGAAACGGATATTAACGGGAAAAAGGAAGTGGAGGAATTTGAAATTCCATCTGATTCCTTGAGAAAGAGTATTCGTGTTCTTGTTGATTCTACCCGAGCCTTATCTCTCCGATTAGGGGATCCGGAAATGTGGGAGAAAAATGCCAGGATTATCCGTAAAGGTGCCGAGAAAGGTTGGGAATCCGGGAGATTAGCATTCGCTGAAATGGATAGACACTTTCCCATGGGTTTCTCATTAGATGGTTTGGGGGGAGTTCAGGTATATCCTAATAAGCCCAATAACCATATTCTGAACGTACGTTTCAGGGCTAAACAGAAAGATGATGTCTCTATAGTAGTGGTAAATCCACAAGGCAAGGTGATCAAGAAGGAAGAGATTAAAGGTCACGAAGGGGAATACATGGGGCAAATAGAGCTCCCTAAAAACACCAAGGGTACCTTATTTGTGTTGATTTCTCAAGGAGATTCTGCCGTGAGTAAAACCGTTAAATTGGATTAA
- a CDS encoding gliding motility lipoprotein GldH, which produces MKVLKLSKLLLLGCLLWSCTKSDNFKEMRDFPKGEWRIVDKQTFEFEIKDTLAKYQFNYLVRNSISYPFYNLYLQQKLVDSSGNVLQNSMDEVILFDQKTGEPYGDGMGDIFDCRIQAPQLQNVSFAKPGKYKWILSHNMRPDPLSGILSIGVEVIKKNP; this is translated from the coding sequence ATGAAGGTCCTAAAGCTCAGTAAACTCCTCCTCTTGGGGTGTCTTTTATGGTCTTGTACCAAAAGTGACAATTTTAAGGAAATGCGGGATTTTCCTAAAGGTGAATGGAGAATCGTGGATAAACAAACCTTTGAATTTGAAATCAAAGATACATTAGCCAAATACCAGTTCAACTACTTGGTTAGAAACAGTATCTCCTACCCTTTTTATAACCTTTACTTGCAACAAAAACTCGTAGACAGTTCAGGTAATGTCCTACAAAACTCCATGGATGAAGTGATCCTGTTTGATCAAAAGACGGGAGAACCGTATGGAGATGGCATGGGAGACATATTTGACTGTAGAATTCAGGCACCTCAATTGCAGAATGTAAGCTTTGCGAAGCCTGGTAAATATAAATGGATCCTATCCCATAACATGCGTCCTGATCCATTGTCGGGAATACTATCCATTGGAGTAGAAGTAATAAAAAAGAATCCTTAA
- the purD gene encoding phosphoribosylamine--glycine ligase, producing the protein MNILVLGSGGREHALTWKLVQSPRCTQVFVAPGNAGTATIATNLPLDANNFEGIKKAVLENDIKLVVVGPEDPLVNGIVDFFKADKQLKRIPIIGPDAKGAQLEGSKDFSKEFMLKYGIPTAAAETFTPETLEKGLSYLANQKGPYVLKADGLAAGKGVIITEDLQEAQNTLRDMLEGGKFGKAGSKVLVEQHLKGIELSVFVLSDGKNYLILPEAKDYKRIGEGDTGLNTGGMGAVSPVPFADADFINKVEEQVVKPTLKGLQEEGIHYVGFLFIGLMNDNGQPQVIEYNVRMGDPETEVVMPRIKTDLVRMFMSAHKGTLDKIKLQVNPKYAVTTMVVAGGYPEDYKKGDLMEIPEADKDAIIFHAGTKPTEQGVVTNGGRVIALTAMGRTLASAVQKSQRMAKKIKFKNRYFRKDIGQDLMKYVNKS; encoded by the coding sequence ATGAATATTCTAGTATTAGGCTCAGGAGGAAGAGAACACGCTTTAACTTGGAAATTGGTACAAAGCCCCAGATGTACACAGGTTTTTGTTGCACCGGGAAACGCGGGCACAGCTACCATAGCCACCAACCTTCCTTTAGATGCCAATAACTTTGAAGGCATCAAAAAAGCCGTACTAGAAAACGACATAAAATTAGTGGTGGTAGGTCCTGAAGATCCTTTGGTCAATGGGATTGTGGATTTTTTCAAAGCCGACAAACAACTGAAACGAATTCCCATCATAGGACCGGACGCCAAGGGTGCCCAACTCGAAGGCAGTAAAGATTTCTCCAAGGAGTTTATGCTTAAATATGGCATTCCCACGGCCGCTGCTGAAACCTTCACACCGGAAACGCTGGAAAAAGGCTTGAGTTACCTTGCAAATCAAAAGGGCCCTTATGTACTAAAAGCAGATGGATTAGCTGCCGGTAAAGGTGTTATCATCACAGAAGACCTACAAGAGGCGCAAAATACCCTTCGTGATATGCTAGAAGGTGGTAAATTCGGGAAGGCAGGATCCAAAGTATTAGTAGAACAGCATTTGAAAGGAATAGAACTTTCTGTTTTTGTACTTTCAGATGGCAAAAACTATCTTATACTACCGGAAGCTAAAGATTATAAGAGAATTGGCGAAGGAGACACCGGTTTAAATACAGGGGGCATGGGAGCCGTTTCACCAGTTCCATTTGCAGATGCAGATTTCATCAATAAGGTGGAAGAGCAGGTAGTAAAACCTACGCTCAAAGGGCTACAAGAAGAGGGAATTCATTACGTAGGATTTTTATTCATTGGCCTAATGAATGACAATGGTCAACCACAGGTAATAGAATATAACGTGAGAATGGGTGATCCGGAAACAGAGGTAGTGATGCCAAGAATCAAGACGGATTTGGTACGCATGTTTATGTCTGCTCACAAAGGAACCTTGGATAAGATCAAATTACAGGTTAATCCTAAATATGCGGTAACCACTATGGTAGTGGCCGGCGGATACCCGGAAGATTATAAGAAAGGAGACCTGATGGAAATACCTGAAGCTGACAAGGATGCCATCATTTTCCATGCAGGCACTAAGCCTACAGAACAGGGGGTTGTAACGAATGGAGGTAGGGTTATTGCCCTTACAGCTATGGGTAGAACATTAGCCTCGGCCGTTCAAAAATCTCAAAGAATGGCAAAAAAAATCAAGTTTAAAAACAGATACTTCCGAAAAGATATTGGTCAAGATTTAATGAAATATGTAAATAAATCATAA
- a CDS encoding DsbA family oxidoreductase → MKIEIWSDVMCPFCYLGKKHLEAALEQNQEDVEIEWKSFQLNPQLAGPPVSTLEYLSNAKGMPVEQISASFGPLKEAGKNFGIELNFENAQIVNTRPAHRFIQWAKAQGKGDAAEEMLFYSHFTLGENVGDLHILNRISDELGLGDASEAQTNPLYDQAVDKDLLEASQIGVRGVPFFVFNNKYAVSGAQPVEVFKEVFEKLKEN, encoded by the coding sequence ATGAAAATAGAAATCTGGTCAGACGTGATGTGCCCCTTTTGTTATCTGGGAAAGAAGCACTTAGAAGCTGCTTTGGAACAAAACCAAGAGGACGTAGAAATAGAATGGAAGAGCTTTCAATTGAATCCTCAGTTGGCTGGCCCCCCTGTTTCCACATTGGAATATCTAAGTAATGCGAAAGGAATGCCAGTGGAGCAAATTTCTGCTAGTTTTGGACCTTTAAAAGAGGCAGGAAAGAATTTCGGAATTGAACTGAATTTTGAAAATGCTCAGATAGTAAATACCAGGCCCGCGCATAGATTTATTCAATGGGCAAAAGCGCAAGGGAAAGGAGACGCTGCGGAGGAAATGCTGTTTTACTCACATTTTACATTAGGAGAAAATGTGGGGGATCTCCATATCCTTAATAGAATATCGGACGAATTAGGTTTGGGAGATGCGAGTGAAGCTCAAACTAATCCCCTTTATGATCAGGCGGTGGATAAAGATTTATTAGAAGCTTCACAAATAGGGGTAAGGGGAGTTCCTTTCTTCGTGTTCAATAATAAGTATGCGGTTTCGGGAGCTCAACCTGTAGAAGTGTTTAAAGAGGTTTTTGAAAAACTTAAAGAGAATTGA
- a CDS encoding DUF5989 family protein, producing MEFLKDLWGFMAARKKFWLAPLIIILLLVGILVVIGGSSAIAPFIYTLF from the coding sequence ATGGAATTTTTAAAAGACTTATGGGGATTCATGGCAGCAAGAAAAAAATTCTGGTTGGCCCCTTTGATCATCATTCTATTGCTTGTAGGTATTCTAGTAGTGATAGGAGGTAGTTCAGCTATTGCTCCGTTTATCTATACCTTATTCTAA
- a CDS encoding SusC/RagA family TonB-linked outer membrane protein gives MKKRILLLVGMVLFGLGTVIAQTRTISGKVRSSEDNSPIPGASVIVKGTTNGAYTNENGDYQLTVPSNATLLFSFIGFKEKEVVVGNQSIVNVILDLSNTDLTEVVVTGAYGSQQSARSTSFSAQVIQSDQLNTIRQTDFNSALAGKVAGIQVRSQSAAALGRQTEVRLRGISGLSSGGPGALYVVDGTILPNIDDINNDDIESVSILQGPAAAAQFGSQAAAGAIVITMKKAKRQQGFGVTLNLGAQFENVYVMPNYQNSYAGGSGPMTRYNWKEGDPIEWKALDGKYYHDYSDDASWGPRMVGQEYIPWYAWYGGHSRSYQTATLDPQPNNAKEFFETGLVLNNSITINHASEKMIFKLTYGNNYTNGLIPTSSLKKNTLNINTTYDISRKLELQANVNYANVVLKGQINDGYSNQSTGSFNQWFHRDLDMGIMKELKGLRTPEGIYASWNKANPTSYDASNTRPFYAANYWYNFFTYYDLIDLTNVRDRLFGDISLTYKVTKDLKLRGTYRKQQNTTWYEDKYRTELYESQTQTTGNDSRNFGYYSTGTTYSNRRNLELVASYTKKIADFDIDAMVGADFFKWVSKSNSGNTNQGLNVPNLFTLSNSVNQATQSNGRTTEAYNAIFAKLSLGYKNFLYLNGTLRNDWYSTLPADNNDVLSKSFGASFVFSEFTKDALPWLSLGKLRGSWGEIPQALGSGTTFGAYRYPGMAYSVGQYKWGSNFLMNTPDQIVDPNIRGSVTQQKEVGLDLEFLKGKYGINFTYWDGTEKGFPYSLTVNGASGFSSLLTNIGEITKKGIEITLKADILNTRNFKWNAAFNYADLIENDVKELSKEYEITQTGALAGAWGTNIPYMVHTEGKRWGQLFGNGIKRINGQPVLNSDGTYVREGGIYHGSVLPRYTGGLQNTFTVFKDFLVNVNFDYQYGGKFFSLSQMWGSYSGLTANTATVNDKGNPIRDAVEDGGGIHVKGVNAEGQPVDYYVDAQHYFQSLYGNYTVDEFIYDLTFVKLRELSVGYKIPVAKLGWNKYINNATISVVSKNPLLIYAKTKDFDPSEISATYGETGQLPGTRSLGVNLRIGF, from the coding sequence ATGAAGAAAAGAATACTTCTGCTAGTCGGAATGGTATTATTCGGGCTGGGCACAGTCATCGCCCAAACCCGGACGATTTCCGGAAAAGTTAGGTCTTCTGAGGATAATAGTCCAATTCCCGGCGCCTCAGTCATTGTAAAAGGAACTACGAACGGTGCCTATACCAATGAGAATGGAGACTATCAACTTACCGTTCCTTCAAATGCTACTTTATTATTCTCCTTTATTGGATTTAAAGAAAAAGAAGTAGTGGTGGGAAATCAGTCTATCGTTAACGTTATCCTAGATTTATCCAACACAGACCTTACAGAAGTGGTGGTAACAGGAGCATACGGTAGCCAGCAATCTGCACGTTCTACTTCCTTCAGTGCGCAGGTAATCCAAAGCGACCAGTTGAACACTATCCGTCAAACGGATTTCAACAGTGCACTTGCAGGTAAAGTAGCCGGTATTCAGGTACGTAGCCAGTCGGCAGCCGCATTAGGTAGACAAACTGAAGTTCGTTTAAGAGGTATCTCCGGTCTTTCTTCCGGTGGCCCTGGCGCACTTTATGTAGTAGATGGCACCATTCTCCCAAACATTGACGACATCAACAACGACGACATTGAGAGTGTTTCTATTTTACAAGGTCCAGCTGCTGCAGCCCAATTCGGTTCTCAAGCTGCTGCCGGTGCTATCGTAATCACCATGAAGAAAGCGAAGAGACAACAAGGATTTGGTGTAACCTTAAACCTTGGTGCTCAATTCGAAAACGTTTATGTAATGCCTAACTACCAAAACTCTTATGCTGGTGGTTCAGGTCCGATGACTCGTTACAACTGGAAAGAAGGTGATCCTATAGAATGGAAAGCACTAGATGGTAAGTACTACCATGACTATTCTGATGATGCTTCTTGGGGTCCAAGAATGGTAGGTCAAGAGTATATTCCATGGTATGCATGGTATGGTGGTCATAGCAGATCTTATCAAACTGCTACTTTAGATCCTCAGCCTAATAACGCTAAAGAATTCTTTGAAACGGGTCTAGTGTTAAACAACAGTATCACTATCAACCATGCTTCAGAAAAAATGATCTTCAAATTAACGTACGGAAATAACTATACTAATGGTTTAATCCCTACTTCTAGCTTGAAGAAAAATACATTGAACATCAATACTACTTATGACATTTCTCGTAAGTTAGAATTGCAAGCAAACGTTAACTACGCTAACGTAGTATTGAAAGGACAGATCAATGACGGTTATTCTAACCAGTCTACAGGTTCATTTAACCAGTGGTTCCACAGAGATTTGGACATGGGAATCATGAAGGAACTAAAAGGACTTAGAACTCCAGAAGGTATTTATGCCAGCTGGAACAAAGCGAACCCTACTTCATATGATGCGTCTAACACAAGACCATTCTATGCAGCTAACTACTGGTATAACTTCTTTACTTACTATGATCTAATTGATCTTACTAATGTACGTGATCGTCTGTTCGGAGATATCTCTTTAACTTACAAGGTTACTAAAGATCTTAAGTTGAGAGGTACTTATCGTAAACAACAAAACACTACTTGGTACGAAGATAAATACAGAACTGAACTTTACGAAAGCCAGACCCAAACTACTGGTAACGACTCCAGAAACTTTGGTTACTATTCAACTGGAACTACTTACAGCAACAGACGTAACTTAGAATTAGTAGCTTCATATACGAAGAAGATTGCTGATTTTGATATAGATGCTATGGTGGGTGCTGACTTCTTCAAATGGGTATCTAAATCAAACAGCGGTAATACTAACCAAGGTTTGAACGTTCCTAACTTGTTTACCCTGTCTAACTCTGTAAACCAAGCTACTCAAAGTAACGGTAGAACTACAGAAGCTTATAACGCTATCTTTGCGAAACTTTCCCTTGGATATAAGAACTTCTTATACTTGAACGGAACTTTACGTAACGACTGGTACTCGACACTACCTGCAGATAATAATGACGTATTGTCTAAATCTTTTGGTGCTTCATTCGTATTTAGCGAATTCACTAAAGATGCTCTTCCATGGTTAAGCTTAGGTAAATTAAGAGGATCATGGGGTGAAATCCCTCAGGCTCTTGGTTCAGGAACTACCTTTGGTGCTTACAGATATCCAGGTATGGCTTACTCTGTTGGACAATACAAATGGGGAAGCAACTTCTTGATGAACACTCCTGACCAGATCGTAGATCCAAACATCAGAGGTTCAGTAACTCAGCAAAAAGAAGTAGGTCTTGACCTTGAATTCTTGAAAGGCAAATACGGTATCAACTTCACTTACTGGGATGGTACTGAGAAAGGATTCCCTTACTCTTTAACGGTGAACGGTGCTAGTGGTTTTAGCTCATTGCTAACTAACATTGGTGAGATCACTAAGAAAGGTATCGAAATCACTTTGAAAGCTGACATCCTTAACACTCGTAACTTCAAGTGGAATGCAGCATTTAACTACGCTGACCTGATTGAAAACGATGTTAAAGAGTTGAGTAAAGAATATGAAATCACTCAAACCGGAGCATTAGCAGGAGCATGGGGAACAAACATTCCTTACATGGTTCATACAGAAGGTAAGAGATGGGGACAATTATTCGGTAACGGTATCAAACGTATTAACGGACAACCGGTATTGAATAGTGACGGTACCTATGTACGTGAAGGCGGCATCTACCATGGATCAGTTCTTCCTCGTTACACAGGTGGTCTTCAAAACACCTTCACCGTATTCAAAGATTTCTTAGTTAACGTTAACTTTGACTATCAGTACGGTGGTAAGTTCTTCTCTCTATCTCAAATGTGGGGATCTTACTCTGGTCTAACAGCTAACACTGCTACAGTTAACGATAAAGGAAACCCTATTCGTGATGCAGTTGAAGATGGTGGTGGTATCCACGTGAAAGGTGTTAACGCTGAAGGTCAACCGGTAGATTACTACGTAGATGCTCAACATTACTTCCAAAGCTTATACGGAAACTATACAGTTGATGAGTTTATCTATGATCTAACTTTCGTTAAACTTAGAGAGCTTTCTGTTGGATATAAGATTCCAGTTGCGAAACTAGGATGGAACAAGTATATCAACAACGCTACTATCTCTGTAGTATCTAAAAACCCATTGTTGATCTACGCTAAAACTAAAGATTTCGATCCATCTGAGATTAGTGCTACTTACGGTGAAACTGGTCAGTTGCCAGGTACAAGAAGCTTAGGGGTAAATCTTAGAATCGGTTTCTAA
- a CDS encoding SxtJ family membrane protein, with translation MTEETLKSQDKTKSILVIVVGFLVLYSIFLYAGKESIFGGHFKTVWFLYVSLGVGVLSLLSSTIENFILIIWFKIALVLGFINTRIILGIVFFVFLTPFAWLQKLFVRKNYLSLKDTEDTVYHTRNHTYSKEDFENVW, from the coding sequence ATGACAGAAGAAACACTGAAAAGTCAGGATAAAACCAAATCCATACTGGTCATCGTAGTAGGATTTTTAGTCCTATACAGTATATTCTTGTATGCGGGCAAGGAAAGTATTTTTGGTGGACACTTCAAGACCGTTTGGTTCTTGTACGTTTCACTAGGAGTGGGAGTACTATCCCTGCTCTCCTCTACAATAGAGAATTTCATCCTTATCATATGGTTTAAGATAGCCTTAGTATTAGGTTTTATCAATACACGAATAATTTTAGGGATAGTATTTTTTGTGTTCCTCACCCCATTTGCTTGGTTACAAAAGCTCTTTGTTCGGAAGAACTATTTGAGTCTAAAGGACACAGAAGACACCGTCTATCATACTAGAAATCATACTTATAGCAAGGAAGATTTCGAAAATGTATGGTAA
- a CDS encoding pseudouridine synthase — protein sequence MKRKEEDANSKRAPRPRKKVEETPRAFEGGRKNSFEKRVQDNRSEGFKKPFRKDGENSRFDRTGDKPRFDRRSDSGRADRPGSGRFDKPAFNRNSKSGERRFDKPRFDRNAELGERRFDKPRFDRNAESGERRFDKPRFDRNAESGERRFDKPRFGRNAESGERRFDKPRFDRNAESGERRFDKPRFDRNTESGERSFGKTSGRDNAFQEEGSSNKRQFGRKKGEPFEYGKNLKPQKRPDYSEENLIKNLPEKQKKKVAEKVVPSDLIRLNRYIANSGICSRREADDLIESGQITVNGKTITEMGYQVKKTDVVKYGRKILNPEKLVYVLLNKPKDFITTTEDPEGRRTVMELVAKAGPERIYPVGRLDRATTGLLLFTNDGELAEKLSHPSNEIRKIYQVEIDKPLAKEDFEKLIEGVELEDGFIKPDQVSIVTPDQQVIGIEIHSGKNRVVRRIFEHLGYEVTQLDRTTYAGLTKKDLPRGNWRFLTEKEVIRLKYMI from the coding sequence ATGAAAAGAAAAGAAGAAGACGCAAATTCCAAGCGCGCACCGCGCCCACGTAAAAAAGTGGAGGAAACTCCAAGAGCCTTCGAAGGAGGCAGGAAAAATTCCTTTGAGAAGAGGGTCCAAGATAATAGATCAGAAGGCTTTAAAAAGCCGTTCCGGAAAGACGGAGAAAATTCTAGATTTGATAGAACCGGCGATAAACCGAGATTTGATAGAAGATCAGATTCCGGACGTGCCGATAGACCAGGTTCCGGCCGTTTTGATAAACCCGCATTTAATAGAAATTCGAAGTCAGGAGAAAGACGCTTTGATAAACCTAGATTTGACAGAAATGCTGAATTAGGTGAAAGACGCTTCGATAAACCTAGATTTGACAGAAATGCCGAATCTGGAGAAAGACGCTTTGATAAGCCTAGATTTGATAGAAATGCCGAATCAGGTGAAAGACGCTTCGATAAGCCTAGATTCGGCAGAAATGCCGAATCAGGTGAAAGACGCTTTGATAAGCCTAGATTTGACAGAAATGCCGAATCAGGTGAAAGACGCTTCGATAAGCCTAGATTTGACAGAAATACCGAATCAGGTGAAAGAAGTTTTGGTAAAACGTCTGGAAGAGATAATGCATTCCAAGAAGAAGGTTCTAGCAATAAAAGACAGTTTGGAAGGAAGAAAGGGGAGCCATTTGAGTATGGTAAAAACCTTAAACCTCAGAAGAGACCTGATTATTCCGAAGAAAATTTAATCAAAAACCTTCCGGAGAAACAGAAAAAGAAAGTTGCTGAGAAAGTAGTTCCTTCTGACCTTATTCGTTTAAATAGATATATAGCGAATTCAGGTATCTGTTCACGTAGGGAAGCTGATGATCTGATTGAAAGTGGTCAAATTACGGTCAATGGGAAAACCATTACTGAGATGGGATATCAGGTAAAGAAAACTGACGTAGTAAAATACGGCAGGAAGATTCTTAATCCTGAAAAGCTAGTTTATGTTCTATTAAACAAACCAAAAGACTTCATCACCACTACAGAAGATCCTGAAGGAAGAAGAACGGTGATGGAATTAGTTGCTAAAGCCGGCCCGGAAAGAATCTACCCTGTGGGAAGACTAGACCGTGCTACTACGGGCCTTCTCTTGTTCACGAACGATGGAGAATTAGCCGAGAAATTATCACATCCTTCAAACGAAATCAGAAAGATTTACCAGGTTGAGATAGATAAGCCATTGGCAAAAGAAGATTTCGAAAAATTAATTGAAGGAGTAGAATTAGAAGATGGCTTTATCAAACCGGATCAAGTTTCCATTGTTACTCCAGATCAACAGGTAATCGGCATAGAGATCCATAGTGGTAAAAACAGGGTAGTTAGAAGGATCTTCGAACATTTAGGATACGAAGTAACTCAACTGGACCGTACTACCTATGCAGGATTAACCAAAAAAGACCTTCCGAGAGGAAATTGGCGTTTTTTAACTGAAAAAGAAGTGATTAGATTGAAATATATGATCTAA